One part of the Nostoc sp. PCC 7120 = FACHB-418 genome encodes these proteins:
- a CDS encoding cytochrome c oxidase subunit 3 has protein sequence MDSSLSHNEGHEISHEHGHDEEGNKMFGFIVFLLSESVIFLSFFAGYIVYKTTTPNWLPVGVEGLEVRDPAINTVVLVASSFVIYFAELALKRQNLRLFRIFLSATMAMGSYFLVGQAIEWSHLEFGFTSGVYGGMFYLLTGFHGLHVFTGILLQFIILVRSLIPGNYDTGHFGVNATSLFWHFVDVIWIILFILIYIWQ, from the coding sequence ATGGATAGTTCTTTATCTCATAATGAAGGTCATGAAATCAGCCATGAACATGGACATGATGAAGAAGGCAATAAAATGTTCGGCTTTATTGTCTTTTTACTATCTGAAAGCGTCATTTTCTTGAGCTTTTTCGCCGGATATATTGTCTACAAAACAACTACTCCTAACTGGCTACCAGTTGGTGTGGAGGGGTTAGAAGTTAGAGACCCAGCCATCAATACAGTAGTATTGGTTGCTAGTAGCTTTGTGATTTATTTTGCAGAACTCGCCCTAAAACGCCAAAATTTGCGGTTATTCCGCATCTTTTTGTCAGCAACAATGGCAATGGGTAGCTACTTTTTGGTAGGACAAGCCATTGAATGGAGTCATTTAGAGTTTGGCTTTACTTCTGGCGTATATGGTGGAATGTTCTATCTGTTAACAGGGTTCCACGGTTTGCACGTTTTTACAGGTATCTTGTTACAGTTTATTATTCTTGTGCGATCGCTCATTCCTGGTAACTACGATACAGGTCACTTCGGCGTAAACGCAACTTCTTTGTTTTGGCACTTCGTCGATGTCATCTGGATTATTTTGTTTATCCTTATCTACATCTGGCAGTAG
- a CDS encoding 1,2-dihydroxy-3-keto-5-methylthiopentene dioxygenase, with amino-acid sequence MATLLLEDGTIESNLDEIVRELAPLGIYLKHYDPGTSILFPHLLTQDALTDKEKCHIVDLHNSVFEFIQQENGYLWCDLLNVHPGSPNLQTLIATYAQYHTHTAPEALYVLAGEMIFGFVKPDGSQVQLLVQSQDYLHIPSGVEHWCSLTASLNFKAVRYFTAADGWVPNYTGTRLNDSLNK; translated from the coding sequence ATGGCGACCTTGTTACTGGAAGACGGCACAATTGAGAGCAATTTAGATGAGATAGTTCGTGAACTTGCCCCACTAGGAATTTATTTAAAGCACTACGACCCTGGTACATCTATACTCTTTCCTCACCTTTTAACACAGGATGCTTTGACAGACAAAGAGAAGTGTCACATTGTCGATTTACACAACAGTGTGTTCGAGTTTATTCAGCAAGAAAATGGCTATCTGTGGTGTGATTTGCTGAATGTGCATCCAGGTTCGCCTAATCTTCAGACTTTAATAGCTACCTACGCCCAATATCACACTCATACCGCGCCTGAAGCATTGTACGTTTTAGCAGGTGAGATGATTTTTGGTTTTGTTAAACCCGATGGTAGCCAAGTACAACTTTTAGTCCAGTCCCAAGATTATCTTCACATTCCATCTGGGGTAGAACACTGGTGCAGCCTGACTGCCTCTTTAAATTTTAAAGCAGTGCGTTATTTCACAGCAGCAGATGGCTGGGTTCCTAATTATACTGGTACTCGGTTAAATGATAGTTTAAACAAGTAG
- a CDS encoding deoxyribodipyrimidine photo-lyase, 8-HDF type, with protein MSDLVLFWHRRDLRIADNIGLAAARQQSSKVVGVFCLDPNILERDDVAPARVTYMIGSLQELQQRYVQAGSQLLILHGDPVQAIPHLAEALNAKAVFWNWDVEPYSQTRDRAILDILKDKGIQFLTHKWDQILHSPDEIRSGSNTPYTVYTPFWKNWSSKPKAKPVETLQNAEGLTESEQELAQKAGVKTLPTAKDLGFFWDADLIIAPGEAAAQAKLEEFTAKAITEYQEQRNFPAVDGTSQLSAALKFGVIGIRTVWQATLEALENSRSEEASAAIRTWQQELAWREFYQHAMYNFPELADGAYRETFKNFPWETNEEHFQAWREGKTGYPIVDAAMRQMNESGWMHNRCRMIVASFLTKDLLINPQLGEKYFMQKLIDGDLSANNGGWQWSASSGMDPKPLRIFNPASQSQKFDPDAEYIRRWVPELRSMDTEYLVTGKITPLERHAVGYVKPIVDHQKQQQLFKQRYQQQKATSL; from the coding sequence ATGTCTGACTTAGTTTTATTTTGGCATCGCCGTGATTTACGTATTGCTGACAATATAGGGCTAGCTGCGGCTAGACAACAAAGTTCTAAAGTCGTGGGGGTATTTTGTCTAGACCCTAATATTTTAGAAAGAGATGATGTAGCCCCTGCCAGAGTTACTTACATGATTGGTAGTTTACAAGAGTTGCAACAGCGATATGTGCAAGCAGGAAGCCAATTATTAATCCTGCATGGTGACCCAGTGCAAGCTATCCCTCATTTAGCAGAGGCATTGAACGCCAAAGCTGTGTTTTGGAATTGGGATGTGGAACCATATTCACAAACACGCGATCGCGCAATTCTTGATATCCTAAAAGATAAAGGTATCCAATTTTTAACCCACAAGTGGGATCAAATACTCCATTCCCCAGACGAAATCCGTTCAGGTAGCAACACACCTTACACTGTTTACACTCCCTTTTGGAAAAATTGGAGTAGCAAACCCAAAGCCAAACCAGTAGAAACCCTGCAAAACGCCGAAGGACTAACAGAATCTGAACAGGAACTTGCTCAAAAAGCTGGAGTGAAAACCTTACCCACGGCGAAAGATTTAGGATTTTTCTGGGATGCAGACTTGATAATTGCCCCAGGGGAAGCAGCAGCGCAAGCCAAGTTAGAAGAATTTACAGCCAAAGCCATCACCGAATACCAAGAACAGCGTAATTTTCCCGCCGTTGATGGCACATCACAACTAAGTGCAGCCTTAAAATTTGGTGTCATTGGCATTCGCACTGTTTGGCAAGCAACTTTAGAAGCGTTAGAAAATAGCCGCAGCGAAGAAGCATCCGCAGCTATCCGCACATGGCAACAAGAATTAGCCTGGCGAGAATTTTATCAACACGCCATGTATAACTTCCCGGAATTAGCTGATGGTGCTTACCGCGAAACCTTCAAGAATTTTCCTTGGGAAACCAACGAAGAACATTTTCAGGCTTGGCGTGAAGGAAAGACAGGTTATCCCATCGTAGATGCAGCCATGCGCCAGATGAACGAAAGCGGCTGGATGCACAACCGTTGTCGAATGATTGTAGCCAGTTTCCTGACCAAAGACTTATTAATTAATCCCCAATTGGGAGAAAAATACTTTATGCAGAAGCTGATTGATGGTGATTTATCTGCCAACAACGGCGGCTGGCAATGGAGTGCTTCTAGCGGGATGGACCCGAAGCCGTTACGAATTTTTAACCCCGCCAGCCAATCACAAAAATTTGACCCAGATGCAGAATATATTCGTCGGTGGGTACCTGAATTGAGGTCAATGGATACGGAGTATCTAGTAACGGGTAAGATTACACCTCTTGAGCGTCATGCTGTGGGTTATGTTAAACCAATCGTGGATCATCAAAAACAGCAGCAACTCTTTAAACAACGTTATCAACAACAAAAAGCCACCAGTCTTTAA
- a CDS encoding response regulator: MTVHLLTKYQQFHLQPLKRILIVEDNDINRMLLSDYLSYSGYHVQSLSDGSIFFKTIENFQPDLILLDLKLPDVDGYYLLKQIQQQQDFARIPVIVVSGFAFKVDQERAIKLGARGYFVKPINLNALLIKISEELVVNCV; this comes from the coding sequence ATGACAGTACATTTACTGACAAAATATCAGCAATTTCATTTGCAACCTCTAAAACGAATTTTAATTGTCGAAGATAATGATATCAATAGGATGTTATTGAGTGATTATCTGAGCTATAGCGGATATCATGTGCAAAGTTTATCTGATGGCTCAATTTTTTTCAAAACAATAGAGAATTTTCAGCCTGACTTGATTTTGTTGGACTTGAAATTACCAGATGTTGATGGATACTATTTACTTAAACAAATCCAGCAACAGCAAGACTTTGCTAGGATACCAGTTATTGTTGTTTCAGGTTTTGCTTTTAAAGTTGATCAAGAAAGAGCTATCAAGTTGGGCGCTCGTGGTTACTTTGTTAAACCGATAAATCTGAATGCTTTGCTTATAAAAATTTCTGAAGAATTAGTCGTTAACTGCGTATAG
- a CDS encoding cytochrome c oxidase subunit II produces MTISKFFNIVTLVIGAIAVTITSFWIGKLAYTWLPPQAAAESILIDDLFSFLVTMGAFIFLGVTSTLFYSLLFHRAAENDLSDGPHIEGNVTLEVVWTAIPILLVVWIATYSYQIYEQMGIQGPTALVHLHNPMEMESAYAATEDGLVEPEEKIDVIAKQWAWVFHYPEKNVTSTELHLPSDRRVKLALHSEDVLHGFYIPAFRLKQDIIPNHNIDFEFTPIREGKYHLTDSQYSGTYFATMQANVVVESPEEYHKWLAKIATHKPGTAYNQASAEYAQSITQQVKTGWKTVAPAAAPLVNYPG; encoded by the coding sequence ATGACAATCAGTAAATTTTTCAACATTGTGACATTGGTAATAGGCGCGATCGCTGTGACTATTACCAGTTTCTGGATTGGTAAACTGGCTTACACCTGGCTACCTCCCCAAGCGGCGGCTGAATCAATCTTAATTGATGATTTATTTAGCTTCTTGGTAACTATGGGTGCATTCATCTTCCTTGGTGTTACCTCCACTCTGTTCTATTCTTTACTATTCCATCGGGCGGCTGAAAACGACCTCAGCGATGGCCCCCACATTGAAGGTAATGTCACCTTAGAAGTGGTTTGGACAGCTATTCCTATCCTCTTAGTAGTTTGGATTGCCACCTATAGCTACCAAATTTACGAACAAATGGGCATCCAAGGGCCGACAGCATTAGTACACCTGCATAACCCAATGGAGATGGAATCCGCCTATGCAGCCACAGAGGATGGTTTAGTTGAACCAGAAGAAAAAATTGATGTAATTGCTAAACAATGGGCGTGGGTATTCCACTATCCCGAAAAGAATGTTACCAGCACCGAGTTACATTTACCAAGCGATCGCCGGGTAAAATTGGCGCTGCATTCTGAAGATGTACTCCACGGCTTCTATATTCCCGCCTTCCGCCTCAAGCAAGACATCATCCCCAACCACAACATCGACTTTGAATTTACCCCCATCCGTGAAGGTAAATATCATCTAACCGACTCTCAATATAGTGGTACATACTTCGCCACTATGCAAGCCAATGTAGTGGTGGAATCTCCTGAAGAGTATCACAAATGGTTAGCCAAAATAGCCACCCACAAACCTGGCACTGCCTACAATCAAGCATCTGCTGAATATGCACAAAGCATCACTCAGCAAGTCAAAACTGGTTGGAAAACCGTAGCACCAGCCGCCGCACCTTTGGTTAATTACCCTGGTTAA
- a CDS encoding DUF2231 domain-containing protein: protein MNSELIDQLNIQLGANGLPYTIPIHPNLVHLTLGLFIIGITFDIVGVLFPWDKWVFKFLAITVERENFFDVGWYNMVGSTVITFFTVAAGFYEMFLAAPSADIKSTWGLQAMQTMLWHGVGGVFLLGLIAVMTLWRAWQRYVWSVGEVTQVQWSYLAAGVAIMFIMYLHGTLGAQLAAEFGVHNTADSLLRLGEDLNTVLK, encoded by the coding sequence ATGAACTCAGAACTAATTGACCAATTAAACATCCAACTGGGGGCGAATGGACTACCTTATACCATCCCCATTCATCCAAACTTAGTGCATTTAACCTTGGGCTTGTTCATCATCGGGATTACCTTTGATATCGTTGGCGTACTATTCCCCTGGGACAAATGGGTTTTCAAATTTTTGGCGATTACTGTAGAACGGGAAAACTTCTTTGATGTCGGCTGGTACAACATGGTTGGTTCCACTGTCATCACATTTTTCACCGTAGCTGCTGGCTTTTATGAAATGTTTCTCGCCGCACCATCAGCTGATATCAAAAGTACCTGGGGATTACAAGCCATGCAAACAATGCTTTGGCATGGCGTAGGTGGAGTATTTCTCTTAGGCTTAATTGCTGTCATGACCCTATGGCGGGCATGGCAACGCTATGTCTGGTCTGTGGGAGAAGTTACACAAGTGCAGTGGAGTTATTTAGCCGCAGGTGTAGCCATCATGTTTATCATGTATCTCCACGGCACACTAGGAGCGCAATTAGCTGCTGAATTTGGCGTACACAACACAGCAGATAGCTTGTTGCGATTAGGCGAAGACCTCAACACAGTCCTCAAGTAA
- the ctaD gene encoding cytochrome c oxidase subunit I, translated as MTNIPIEGVQLPEGKPHHPSPGGWKEYFSFSHDHKVIGIQYLVTSFIFFLVGGIFAMILRGELITPESDLIDRTVYNGMFTMHGTVMLFLWTFPSLVGLANYLVPLMIGARDMAFPRLNAAAFWMVPVVGILLMTSFFVPGGPAQSGWWAYPPVSTQNPTGNLINGQVIWLLAVAISGVSSIMGAVNFVTTIVKMRAPGMGFFRMPLFVWAVFSAQIIQLFGLPALTAGAVMLLLDITVGTSFFDPSKGGNPVMFQHYFWFYSHPAVYVIILPIFGIFSEIFPVYSRKPLFGYKVVAISSMLIAVVSAIVWVHHLYVSGTPAWMRMFFMLTTMLVSVPTGIKVFAWVATIWGGKIRLNTPMLFALGGLILFVFAGIVGIMLSSVPVDVHVNNTYFVVGHFHYVLFGTVTMGMYAAIYHWFPKMTGRMYYEGWGKLHFWLTFIGTNLNFFPMHPLGLQGMLRRVSSYAPEYEGWNIVASLGAFLLGMSTLPFIFNMVVSWMHGEKAPDNPWRAIGLEWLVASPPPVENFEEIPVVISEPYGYGKSEPLTAERGMGV; from the coding sequence ATGACCAACATCCCCATAGAAGGCGTTCAACTCCCTGAGGGGAAGCCTCACCACCCATCTCCCGGAGGCTGGAAGGAATATTTCAGCTTTAGCCATGACCACAAGGTTATTGGTATCCAATACCTTGTAACCTCCTTTATCTTCTTTCTCGTTGGCGGTATCTTCGCCATGATACTGCGGGGAGAACTCATCACCCCCGAATCAGACCTCATCGACCGCACCGTTTATAACGGAATGTTCACCATGCACGGCACGGTGATGCTGTTCTTGTGGACATTCCCCTCACTCGTTGGACTAGCTAACTACCTAGTACCCTTGATGATTGGGGCGCGGGATATGGCCTTCCCTCGCCTCAACGCCGCCGCCTTCTGGATGGTTCCCGTAGTCGGGATTCTCTTGATGACTAGCTTCTTTGTCCCTGGTGGCCCAGCCCAATCCGGTTGGTGGGCTTATCCTCCGGTAAGTACCCAGAATCCCACAGGTAACTTAATTAATGGTCAAGTAATTTGGCTATTAGCAGTTGCTATTTCCGGTGTCTCCTCAATTATGGGGGCTGTGAACTTTGTAACCACTATCGTCAAGATGCGTGCGCCAGGGATGGGCTTCTTTCGGATGCCCTTATTTGTCTGGGCAGTATTTAGCGCTCAAATTATCCAATTGTTTGGCTTACCAGCCCTGACAGCAGGCGCAGTCATGCTGTTGTTGGACATTACCGTGGGGACTAGCTTTTTTGACCCTAGCAAGGGCGGAAATCCAGTCATGTTCCAACATTATTTCTGGTTCTATTCCCACCCGGCTGTTTACGTGATTATTCTGCCCATCTTCGGTATCTTCTCAGAAATCTTTCCCGTCTACTCTCGTAAACCATTGTTTGGTTACAAGGTAGTGGCAATTTCTTCCATGTTAATTGCCGTAGTTAGCGCCATTGTTTGGGTACACCACTTATACGTCAGTGGTACACCTGCTTGGATGCGGATGTTTTTCATGCTGACGACGATGTTAGTATCCGTTCCCACAGGTATTAAGGTATTTGCTTGGGTTGCAACTATCTGGGGCGGAAAAATTCGACTCAACACCCCCATGCTGTTCGCTTTGGGTGGACTAATTTTATTCGTCTTCGCCGGTATTGTCGGCATCATGCTTTCTTCTGTACCTGTTGATGTCCACGTCAACAATACCTACTTTGTCGTCGGACACTTCCACTACGTCCTGTTCGGAACCGTGACGATGGGTATGTATGCTGCTATCTATCACTGGTTCCCCAAAATGACCGGCAGAATGTACTACGAAGGCTGGGGTAAACTACACTTCTGGTTGACATTCATCGGTACTAACCTCAACTTCTTCCCCATGCACCCCTTAGGTTTACAAGGGATGTTACGGCGAGTTTCTTCCTACGCACCAGAATATGAAGGCTGGAATATCGTTGCTAGTCTTGGTGCATTCTTGTTAGGTATGTCTACTTTGCCCTTCATCTTCAATATGGTGGTTTCTTGGATGCACGGTGAGAAAGCACCAGATAATCCTTGGCGCGCTATTGGTTTGGAGTGGTTGGTAGCTTCTCCTCCACCTGTAGAAAACTTTGAAGAAATCCCCGTTGTGATTTCTGAACCCTACGGTTATGGCAAATCAGAACCATTGACGGCGGAAAGGGGTATGGGGGTATAG
- a CDS encoding DUF2231 domain-containing protein, with the protein MFDFLTSLNDHDLPYPDTIHPIVVHFVIAMVVFAFACDLIGYLTGKTRLFEVSWWNMFVATIAIFVAIIFGQFEAGLAKPYEVAKSVLNLHTLLGWSLSGIIAALTAWRYVIRLRNPLKIPFHYLVAGLVLTMIVGVQVYLGDQLVWIYGLHTVPVVEAVKEGLLP; encoded by the coding sequence ATGTTTGATTTTCTTACATCTTTGAACGACCACGATTTACCCTATCCAGATACGATACATCCCATCGTTGTCCACTTCGTAATTGCGATGGTAGTGTTTGCTTTTGCTTGTGATTTAATTGGTTATCTCACTGGTAAAACTCGCTTATTTGAAGTGAGTTGGTGGAATATGTTTGTGGCAACGATCGCCATTTTTGTGGCGATTATTTTTGGTCAGTTTGAAGCTGGTTTAGCAAAACCTTACGAAGTCGCTAAATCAGTATTGAATCTCCATACCTTACTTGGCTGGTCACTTTCGGGAATTATCGCCGCCCTAACAGCATGGCGCTACGTCATCCGTCTCCGCAACCCCCTCAAAATCCCCTTTCATTACTTGGTTGCAGGATTGGTGTTAACCATGATAGTTGGCGTGCAGGTATATCTCGGTGATCAACTGGTGTGGATATATGGACTACACACCGTACCAGTTGTTGAAGCGGTAAAGGAAGGACTTCTGCCATGA
- the uvrC gene encoding excinuclease ABC subunit UvrC — MTTSAQILPLVKDPERLEARLSEIPPEPGVYFMRDGSDRIIYIGKSRKLRSRVRSYFREGYNKTERIATMAKLVTEIEFIVTDTEAEALALEANLIKQHQPYFNVLLKDDKKYPYVCITWSEDYPRIFITRKRQLGKEKDKYYGPYTDSGLLREILRISKRIFALRQRPQPLFKDRPCLNYDLGRCPGVCQQLISPEEYRKTVQKVAMVFQGRTQELIDILSEQMEKAAEALNFEVAARIRDQIAGLKSLTAEQKVSLPDDTVSRDAIALAGDAQHACIQLFQIRAGQLVGRLAFVAESHAEPGAILQRVLEEHYQTAESVEIPAEILVQHELPDAEILADVLTQLKGRKVTIFTPQRQVKAELIEMVERNAQYELQRMQKLGDRNHQATQDLAAILDLPNLPHRIEGYDISHIQGSNAVASQVVFIDGLPAKQNYRHYKIKNPTVTIGHSDDFASLAEVIQRRFRKYAEDPQLSRVGNPDWPDLIMIDGGKGQLSSVVTVLQEMNLLEDLRVISLAKRREEIFLPGESQPLKTDAEQPGVQLLRRLRDEAHRFAVSFHRQQRSDKLKRSRLDEIPGLGHHRQKQMLAHFRSVDYIRQATPSQIAEVPGIGPHLAQAIYDYFHPSHL, encoded by the coding sequence GTGACAACATCTGCTCAGATACTACCACTGGTGAAAGATCCAGAGCGTTTAGAAGCCCGTCTGTCCGAAATTCCACCGGAACCAGGGGTTTATTTCATGCGAGATGGAAGCGATCGCATAATATATATAGGGAAATCACGGAAATTGCGATCGCGGGTTCGTTCCTATTTCCGCGAAGGGTACAACAAAACAGAACGCATAGCCACGATGGCCAAGTTGGTGACAGAAATTGAATTTATTGTCACCGATACCGAAGCTGAAGCCTTGGCGTTGGAAGCCAACTTAATCAAGCAGCACCAGCCATACTTTAATGTGCTGCTGAAGGATGATAAGAAGTATCCCTATGTTTGTATTACTTGGTCAGAAGACTATCCGCGTATTTTCATTACCCGAAAACGACAACTAGGTAAAGAAAAAGATAAATATTACGGGCCTTATACGGATTCGGGTTTGTTAAGGGAGATTTTACGTATATCTAAGCGGATATTTGCCCTCAGACAACGCCCACAACCATTATTTAAAGACCGTCCTTGCTTAAATTATGATTTAGGTCGCTGTCCTGGTGTGTGTCAACAGCTGATTTCCCCAGAAGAATACCGTAAAACTGTGCAGAAAGTGGCAATGGTGTTCCAAGGACGCACTCAGGAATTGATTGATATCTTGAGCGAACAGATGGAGAAAGCGGCGGAGGCGTTGAATTTTGAAGTAGCAGCGCGGATTCGTGATCAAATTGCTGGGTTAAAATCCCTAACTGCGGAACAGAAAGTTTCCTTACCGGATGATACGGTGTCACGGGATGCTATTGCTCTAGCAGGTGACGCACAACACGCCTGCATCCAATTATTTCAGATTCGCGCTGGTCAATTGGTGGGACGCTTGGCTTTTGTGGCTGAATCCCATGCTGAACCAGGTGCTATTTTACAAAGGGTACTAGAAGAACATTACCAAACGGCGGAATCTGTAGAAATTCCCGCAGAAATTTTAGTCCAGCATGAGTTACCAGATGCTGAGATATTAGCTGATGTTTTAACCCAGCTTAAGGGAAGAAAAGTAACGATCTTCACGCCCCAGCGCCAAGTTAAGGCAGAATTAATTGAGATGGTAGAGCGTAACGCCCAATATGAATTGCAAAGAATGCAAAAATTAGGCGATCGCAATCATCAAGCAACCCAAGATTTAGCTGCTATTCTCGATTTACCCAACTTACCCCACCGCATCGAAGGTTACGACATTTCTCACATTCAAGGTTCTAATGCGGTAGCTTCCCAAGTCGTGTTCATCGATGGATTACCAGCCAAACAAAATTATCGCCACTACAAAATTAAAAATCCCACTGTTACCATCGGACATTCAGACGATTTTGCCAGTTTAGCGGAAGTTATCCAAAGAAGATTTCGCAAGTATGCAGAAGATCCACAATTATCACGGGTGGGAAACCCTGACTGGCCTGATTTGATTATGATTGATGGCGGTAAAGGTCAGTTATCATCGGTAGTTACTGTTTTGCAAGAGATGAACTTATTAGAAGACTTGCGGGTTATCAGTTTAGCAAAACGGCGCGAGGAGATTTTCTTACCAGGGGAATCCCAACCCTTAAAAACTGATGCTGAACAACCAGGGGTGCAATTGTTACGACGACTGCGGGATGAAGCCCATCGCTTTGCTGTGAGTTTCCATCGTCAGCAGCGAAGTGATAAATTAAAGCGATCGCGCTTAGATGAAATCCCTGGTTTAGGACACCACCGCCAAAAGCAGATGTTAGCTCATTTTCGCTCCGTTGACTATATTCGCCAAGCCACACCCTCACAAATAGCCGAAGTTCCAGGGATAGGCCCACATCTGGCTCAAGCAATTTACGACTATTTCCATCCATCTCACCTCTAG
- the phnD gene encoding phosphate/phosphite/phosphonate ABC transporter substrate-binding protein — protein sequence MKKAMQWLISRKMLFSSQLVVVTAIACILSIGCHNSISSKNQPLVNKTSSQLATDDIRVVRRTRERQGTVYDNTSVSSVSRNVLPKLKIGLLSTQNFTEQQQIIKPLNDYLETSLGRQVHFFIAKDHEEIIEWLTQDKLDLAYLGSVAYLEAVDRGAEIQPLVTSIDKHTGQPWYRACIIVKADSSIKTLKDLKGKRVAFVDKSSTSGYLMPLVALSKQSIDPQKDFRTVIYAGNHRKSIAALENGSVDAAATNVSSYITFKKSGKLTPQDYRLIWESAPIPNFPIVISQKLAPELIQQLKQVFISTPEGMKDILGAESAGYTLVGPDHYAPIQQLRQELNLTSIPKK from the coding sequence ATGAAAAAAGCCATGCAGTGGCTGATTAGTAGAAAAATGTTATTCAGTAGCCAGCTTGTTGTCGTAACTGCGATCGCCTGTATACTTAGTATTGGTTGTCATAATAGCATTTCTAGTAAAAATCAGCCTCTTGTAAATAAAACCTCATCCCAGCTAGCCACAGACGATATTAGGGTAGTAAGAAGGACGAGGGAAAGACAAGGTACAGTGTATGATAATACCTCTGTATCCTCTGTAAGTAGAAATGTTTTACCTAAACTAAAAATCGGACTACTGTCTACCCAAAATTTCACAGAACAACAGCAAATCATTAAACCCCTGAATGATTACTTAGAAACCTCCCTGGGACGACAAGTCCATTTTTTCATAGCTAAAGATCACGAAGAAATTATAGAATGGTTGACTCAAGACAAACTAGACCTTGCTTATTTAGGCTCTGTAGCTTATCTTGAGGCAGTAGATAGGGGTGCAGAAATTCAACCATTAGTGACTTCCATCGACAAACATACAGGCCAACCTTGGTATCGAGCTTGTATTATTGTCAAAGCTGATAGTTCTATCAAAACCTTAAAAGACCTCAAAGGCAAGCGCGTTGCTTTTGTAGATAAATCATCTACCTCTGGATATCTCATGCCACTAGTAGCTCTTAGTAAACAAAGTATTGATCCTCAAAAGGACTTTAGAACGGTCATCTATGCCGGCAACCATAGAAAAAGTATAGCAGCATTAGAAAATGGCTCTGTCGATGCAGCTGCAACTAATGTTTCTTCCTACATCACCTTCAAAAAAAGTGGTAAGCTCACACCACAAGACTATAGATTAATTTGGGAATCTGCACCCATCCCTAATTTTCCTATAGTAATATCCCAAAAATTGGCACCAGAATTGATTCAACAGCTAAAGCAAGTTTTTATTAGTACCCCAGAAGGCATGAAAGATATTTTAGGAGCTGAATCAGCCGGCTATACTCTTGTCGGCCCAGACCACTACGCTCCTATTCAACAACTCCGTCAAGAACTCAACTTAACATCCATCCCGAAAAAATGA
- a CDS encoding replication restart DNA helicase PriA: MQIIQKIYCPNCGSDAERYYLTDQELTRTQCPSCDYLMISCTRTGKVIEAYAPGIHVHR; this comes from the coding sequence ATGCAAATAATACAAAAAATTTACTGCCCTAATTGTGGTAGTGATGCTGAACGTTATTATCTCACGGATCAGGAATTAACAAGAACACAATGTCCAAGTTGTGATTACTTGATGATCAGTTGCACCCGCACGGGTAAAGTTATTGAAGCTTACGCCCCTGGAATTCATGTACATCGGTAA
- the rpsD gene encoding 30S ribosomal protein S4 yields MSRYRGPRLRIVRRLGDLPGLTRKSARRAYPPGQHGQNRKKRSEYAIRLEEKQKLRLNYGLTEKQLLRYVRRARRVTGSTGQVLLQLLEMRLDNTVFRLGMAPTIPAARQLVNHGHVTVNGRVVNIASYQCRPGEEIAVRDKAPSRKLVENNLQYPGLANLPSHLEFDKNKLVGKVNSVIEREWVALQVNELLVVEYYSRQA; encoded by the coding sequence ATGTCCCGATATCGAGGGCCACGTCTTAGAATTGTACGTCGCTTGGGCGATTTGCCAGGATTAACTCGTAAGAGCGCTAGACGCGCTTATCCACCAGGTCAGCATGGTCAGAACCGCAAGAAGCGCTCTGAGTATGCTATCCGTCTAGAAGAAAAGCAAAAACTGCGTTTAAACTACGGTTTGACTGAAAAGCAACTGTTACGCTATGTGCGTCGCGCTAGACGTGTAACTGGTTCTACCGGACAAGTGCTGCTGCAACTGTTAGAAATGCGCTTGGATAATACGGTTTTTCGTTTGGGTATGGCTCCCACAATTCCAGCCGCTCGTCAGCTGGTAAATCATGGTCATGTCACAGTTAACGGTCGCGTGGTCAACATTGCCAGCTACCAATGCCGTCCTGGCGAAGAAATTGCTGTCAGAGACAAAGCACCATCACGGAAATTGGTAGAAAATAACCTACAATATCCGGGTTTAGCTAACCTCCCCAGCCATTTAGAGTTTGATAAAAACAAGTTGGTTGGTAAGGTTAACAGTGTTATCGAACGTGAATGGGTGGCGCTGCAAGTTAACGAACTGCTAGTTGTGGAATACTACTCCCGACAAGCGTAA